GTTATATCACGTCTGCCAGGTACTTAATGTTATttggaaaaataggaaaatgcGCGGATTGATTTAGGTATTGCTGCACAAAAATGTCGACCGCGCGGGCAAATCTTTCAGGCCACTAAGAGTGTTACGAGAAATTGCAAACGCTACACGGGTTCTCTACATTAATGGATGTATTTTTTTGATATGCGAAGATCGGTGATCTGAACGACTAAAAGATCTTCCACAAAGAGGACATACGTacggcttttctccagtatgtctTCGATAGTGGCGTTTGAGTTCATCTGAACGTCGGAAACACCATCCACAGTTTTCCCAAGGACACAGGAAAGGTTTTTCACCCGTATGAATCCGCTTGTGAGTTCCGAGATGAGAGCTTTTGGTGTAACGCTTTTTACAGCCAGGGAAATCACAGAGAAAGGCATGATGTAGTTCCAGTTCTTTGTTATCGGAAACAGGTTGGACTGTTTGTGCATGTGTACTGAAATTACAGCCGTATGCTGCATCATCGTTCGATGTCGTATGGACAGAAGACGGCGTTGTTGCAAGCACAGTTTCCTGTGGCCACTGGTGTCTTAGATTTAGATCTGGAATAGACGCCGACTCTGCAACAGTGCACGTTCCCATTGTCATTCCTGTCTCTGGAAAGCGGCAGTTTTTCTTTCCTATGGTCATTTCTTTAAGCTTGGGTTGGGGTAGAGGCGACGAGGTTTCCACCGGTAGCGTTGCAGGAGAAGATGAACACAGATAGCTATCCATCTCACGAAGGATCTTTTAGAGAAATAAGGGTTACCTTTAGTTTTATCCAACATCATGATTATTTCTGGTTTTAATCCCATACCTTGACTGATTGATATCGGGGAACAATGGCTTTTGTCGGAAATGTATGTAGTTGTTAAAACTGAAGAACTTTAAAGGATCCCTGTCGTCCTTTACAGTTAAATTGCTAATGGCCATACATCTCCTTCAGGGCTCACAAACTCGTAAGAGAAGTTCGGCTTTATATCGCGAAAAGGTTAATTTACTGAGATATGAAATGAGAGAACAACTTTTTTCAGGGAGTTTGTAGAACAAACCGTCATTTTGATCCTCTGAGGAAAATCAGCCATTTATACAATGCCTCTCGAACTCATGATCCTTAATTGTATTTCTTACTCAAAATAAGTGAATAGATTTCCGAGCAGTTGTCAATGTTTTCCTCCAATTGCTATTCAGTTATCAGCGGTAATATAAGGCTAGAAAACTAAAATATTGTCTGATTGTTTTATGTACCGTCCGAGGGTATCACAAAGCTCGAACTCGTCATTAGTGTTCACTCCAAAGCTCACATCAGAAATACATGCTATTATAATATCACTTAGAAAATGTGTAAGTAGACTAAATCATTCATGCATTGCAACTGACCTGTTGAATTTCTTCCTCCCTGGTGGGTATTAGCAGCGAATAGATGTCGGCCGTTGCCAGATTTCCTTCGCCCTGATACGAATTTTGGTACATGACACCGTCTTGTCCTCTAAACAAGTTATCGAAACTTGTACAAGCCATAAGCATTTGGCTGTCTTCTTTTTAAGAGAGGGCCCCATGAAcgactctttgtttgtccactcaaattttgcataggcattgtatttgttttctctGGTACCaacagaaactggaaacaatgcttatgcaaaattcgggaggacaaacaaagagtattatcgtATTCTTCGAAGTGGCCTATGTGTGCCTATGTGTGAATCCGATTTCTGGCACCACATTCATTGAGCGGATTTAGCTAAGATACCCATAAGGCATacaacagtaaaatatataaaacgTAATTCTTCCTGATTGCGTGCTAGGATTACTTGACCTTTACGTGGGTTTGCGTGAATCTCTGCGCTTCCTGAAGTTAGCTGTGGATTTAGCAGTCACCTAACCCGATCGCCAGTGTTCTTAAGCAAAGTTTGCCGCGCATTCGTTAGCCCCTCAAATGCTCTCCGAGGCTATATTAAGAGTCACGCTGCAACAAGCAAAGGCCAAGTTATCAAGTGTGCTcaacgacgtttaaaacgggcttTGAAACGTCGCATGTGCcgtatttgcattagattcagcacatgtaaaatgcgacgtttaaaacggtcCAAGTTACAAGAGCGGCTTTCCTTTCACCCTTATCTAGTTACTTCATGTCGGACACAATTATCCTTTTAAGTAAAAACTTAAAGACTTTTGAATCTAAGGCAACAGCTAAACAATAAATGAACAAGAAAGATCGCGATTGATTTAATGTGCTGTTCCGCAGTTTTTCAGTCACGTAGATGATTCTAAAAGGGCAAGAAAGTTCGGGTAATGTTCGGAGGCTCCGATTGGTTCCCGAAAtagaaattaattttcttcagACTCAAACGCGGAGGTATCGAATATTCGCCAGTCGCTCGCTTTGTTTCGAGACTTGTGTATTGCGAAAGATATTCACGAACGGAGTTAAACAATGTGAAAACTGTAAATAACAAAAGGAACTTCTTTGCATTTGTACGTGACTTGGCACTCGGCTCATTCCTTGTAATACGCAAATTCAGGTTTCAATGTTTTAAAATCGCGGCGTTTTCTGAATCATGAGTGGAAAAAAACCACTGGTAAGAGCGATACGTTACAATAGGGTTCGATCAGGTGCAAATTGTGCACGGACCAAGTCGTTGCAACGACTTCAACTTTTTGGAACGCTAAATATTCCTGGAAAGAACTAACCACTTGCATTTAATCAAGCATATAATATCAACATTTTTTTGCTCATTTTGTCCCTTGTGCGTAATCAAGCTGCCTAACGTCCCTAACTGGCAGAACTTGTGGCAGGACTGGACTTGAAATTTAAGCCCACACATATCCTCAATTTACCCTTCCCATACGGAACTTTAATTAATTTCAGCACGACATTTAACTTACAAAGACTCCGATTCAAGTTTAATGCGATTCTCCCGGTTATGGGATCTGTGGCACAAGTGAAATATAACCGACAGAACGGTTTTGTATAAGGATCGAGCAGCAGAAGAAACAAAGCAATATGTTTCTTTCTTATTCTTAGTTGTTCTCACAAAGTTCCGAACACTAGACATGAAAACCGTAATGTTGATGAGAATTATTATTCACAGGGGtaatcttattttctttctgtgataatttgtcttttgttaaaatttgtaaaatagatcttattgttaaaaaggagATTACACTGGCAGTTTCTGCTAAATTATGTCTCAGTCGTACTTAAGGCTATAATTTACATTGTCTGGTGTTTCGTATTATATTGCAATAGGGGCAcgagttataaaagacgtttgatttcagttttttttcctgtgcagcaaaatgcacaatagaataACTTggcggtgtttgattgggcaatgcacaatagaaagcacgtggcgctgcttacattggttatttaaagcaaacgCGTTATCCAAGATTATGAAGAgcactgtgatgcgttgtttcggattactgaagatcgacattgcgttggcttaatcgatttcttcttggggtgcccaaaacacatacaaagaaaggcataggCTTTTCGcagtagacccacactaaaagatatCAAGCGTCAGCTTTGAAACaagtcgttccgcgaactgaatgaaacaaaaatatactcgaatgtaacttAAAtagacgcaactattgaaagtgatacaagtcaaaatacaaattctttaatgagcagcgggtaccttattgagaactactctgaagatgacagcgacaaagacgatcactccacaaacaaatggacgccatattgggatcttctgaagacaaagtaaaaacattggcacagcaaacaaatggcctcacgcttgtaccattttcaccgcgaacagcctaccgctcagtgtaccattgactacggagataagttttttgtctactgcgttttttagtttgttgttgttaaacAGTTTATTTCTTGTAGTGGTCTAGCTTCTTTCGTTTGTTCAACTAtatagccatattagcgatcgttGTTCACAGCCAAGTTGTttatatagttctgttctagtgttacaagatttgatgtcatcagtggagactgtgatcagctctttagaaaataaatgtgatgtagtttgaaaggctgtacagttatttgattctcaatggtaataaagacttgattccaaaggagaaatacaggtctcgataagcacaagtgtgtttactttagttgtgatttgcgTGTGCATTGACATTGACGTGCCCGAGAAccgagcagaattacagagaaaaggctgagacgtctattttataacagcagaaaaaagAGGAAACTTGCTGGGACGtatttggttaacaatgtaccgaggtcatccacatttcatcgtattactagccaAGGAAATCActtgctcgtaaacacaactataggagctacctcaggtatgcgtttaaatgtaagcacgtggtatgtaacacttttccaaaagcgtggatgaacaggtaaatgcaaaatgatgttTGATACATCGAagcatgttccttaaacttaaaagtgtgtttgtatttttaaaaatattagcaacacttgtgctatccagaccatttgcaaaatgaaagttaaatttaatacagaaatcaggaatacccggtaagatttgtaaaagaatgttgttgttctgttttctcagaaacggaacgtatttattttgaattcagggtgaactatttacacagtgaccaatcaaaacagagtttgtaattggaaatctaaacatctttGAGATACAAAaccaaacttgtgaacacgtaaacctgaaatattgcaaatcacaatgctgacaaaccCAAATAagaaggaaatggatcatggTTAGGACGTTTtggatatctgaatgattttgggttagattaaaggatATATTGTTAGAAATTCtcaagttatcccttttcgtgttaaatagtaatgcaaacaagtcttagtaataaattggattaacgaggcaAATGTAACGCATGTAATCATgagaagattcacggaaaacggaatttaaaatgttatgcatgggtaagtatttgaaggtatttgtagacttgatgcttcgatgtattgtgcacataaacgagtatctgttcttctctttaaatgagattttacagcATTATCAGCAAATACGGTTAATGTTACGTGACCGTACTAAAagggctattcatgtcgcgATAGTTATCTTCGCGTTCTTTGTTgtcggccgttcaaggtcatacaATCAACGGgtttcttgaaaataaaacgaggacatgaagactttgttcctagatttcagattataacgtacacctgcattggccaaatctgttaaagcctcattcattagTGCTAAAGAGCACGGTGTAATGCTTACCTGCTACAtggtagaacctgtgcaactggctatTTTAATAGACagggtctagctataaaagcctcagttagtcgtccaaggttcacttggcagtttgtcttctttaGTAAatcaactagctgtttgcaatttgtcaaagttctccccctccctccctccctctctccctttggagatgggttgtATTTATCCCTTTGccgtcattaaaattgggtcgCTCCTGCGTGGTGTGGtttaagtctgcgcagcgacttcccccaagcttgttggctcgttgcctttgtacattgctcactAGCCAATACTCTTGTCCAATCCAGCACTtcctgtttaccactcagctcgtagtgctggagagatctttgtcacgcaatctggaagtcgcataggctaaaccagccgcaaggcagtgttttcctcaaaaaaccgcaatacgtctgttgtctagTTCCATTGCGCCTTGCGTTATGTGTTTAAAAGCgaattatgcatgttgataccaaggaacagtgacattaatggttaatattccttgacaggcttctcaccgttcagagagtttgcgttcacatttctatctttgtttctcgagagtttcaatacacgaagcgaaataacaatgacaggccaagtgaccccacactacagtattctatcttttctcctgcccttaccattccggaaacgaaacactatttttttaacaccgactccgtttacgtacagaggttatttttcattagacaagaggtttggaaatagaattcaaataaaaaatatttctctttgaaatgttctgtttgtaagtcgctttaatactgcattcgctatcaagcgcggtgcgagtcaacaattaaaacaagtgattttaagagaggatgggagagagagagagaagaaaaaaaaattatttaccagcaaagggtctgtccgaatagcaaaaaaaaatgtgatatcggtcttgaaaaagctgccctcgacCTGCGGCCTCgagcagcaatttcaaggccgcggccacagtttttctctttacgggcctcccagctggcaaataacatattaattttattttgacaattgggtgcatgctactgtgagtatttaaattacaacaaatggtatattttaaatacttgattctcgtgctatggattcatttggcatggccatcctcaagggactttgtacttctgaaagtatttttAAGAGTTGAGATAGCCTGCGTAGTAAGCGTTCCTTTTCGAcaaaaagagcttcgaaacgattgtccgcaaactggccgcgcggaaGTTgaggcaagagactgagggaacgcttgcaagaagaccccctatttttgaaaaacccgttcgcccacgaacggggccttctgattggtgcggcacagtcacaatgattgacaggtgacaaattctggagcaaaatatttctcctaagttctagcgtgacaaaggcaatggtggaagatgtggagggttttgaatcgtgtgtcGAGTCCTATATCATGGATTGAGACAAGATAAAGACAACTGCGCAGCCTGTTAAATCTTCTCTTTGTAAAGTTATTcgattttttaaagcacttgtacttgctatttcatctacgatttcgtgacgatttgaccaaaaacgttctgtggattatcaaactagcgaggaggtttgcctgtaatttccaggagatttagtacgatccattcgtcaaccactctgcaccaacaaagtagccagcaagtcgcactgaaatcgtcgttagttttaaacttaaacctatttgaatggtttcatggtcagctttgctggagatttgcatttaacggccttacttaccacccatcgaactctgtacgagtttatatgtttctaaatttcgtattttacgagcgcacggattgcttacaagtattttacgagcgcacggattgcttacaagttctgaaaattggctgttgttttcgataacttctattccaaccgctctgcaaatatcagctagaatttgcccgtaagtttcttttcaatggtttaaacaaattttcagaagaaacataaccagtcgtacccggcttagggccgatttacacggtacgatttttgtcgcatgcgacaagcttacgacaggctcCGACATGagttacgattgtcgcagcgttttaaaacatgttttaaaatgctacgacattttttctgacgtacacaacaatcgtaaagcatgtcgtgggcctgtcgtaagccgttgtcgcatgcgacaaaaatcttaccgtgtaaatcgacccttagaagctgccgttacaaatgtaacatttaaaatcacactggcaaattcTGCGTTGATCACTCGGTGTTTCCTcggtgcctcggtttgttttgtCGGAAGCCAACATGTGTTAACATGGTtatcttttattggctaatttgttaataagacgtcaatcagcgtgtgtcaagtcaaccataaataggtgggcgtttttcaaaaatagggggtcttcttgcaagcgttcccttagtctcttgccccaactttcgcgcggccagtttgcagaaaatcggttcgaagctcttctgtcgaacaggaacgcttgctacgcaggctagagttgagatatagtgcacatcttcacgtgtcgcgcacgtgacaaaggttttttttgaCGTGCATCaatgcacgaaagtttggtcatctttgaaagatgtttataaatctcaccttcgtttctctttcattttttttctgcaaaagatgtttcgatgagtcatttcgtttcatcttaaaccgttcaattagcgtttcctttctcaaacactgagcaagaataaccatcgatcagtaaaaaacaatgtgcttttctcaaattttacctcgtgtccagtggtcattgtcaccacctgtaatgaagatagtctgggtccgggtattcactacatacacagtcgaacatcatgagaatcgcaatgtaagggCGATGTAAGAAAGACAGacttctctgttttcttttctttagtgctaaattaacgatacaccactgtacttttgcaggcccgagtataggctacttgtagcctttTGTTTCGGTCTTAAAAAATGATTGTTCTACAAAACTTAGCAAGTTGAAGCTCAAAAAGAGCACCGTATATTAGTTGAAAAGGCGGCTATTATTTTAAACTATGACTGAGACCCTTGTGAGGGAGGCTAATTCATCTAGGTCAGGTAAAGCATCTCGGCATTTCGTTTAATCGTTTCTCACCTATAAAAATAACTCTCATAGCAACTTGACCCAACTTACTTGGCGGCAAAATAACTGTAGGTTTTCCACACGGTATTTTCAGCTAAAGATAATCACCCAACGTTTGCGGATTGAGGGGAAGTGTTACGACCTTCGCAAGGCCTTTCCCGGCAGTTTGGTTGCAGAAAATGGATCATTGGTGCCGTAATGCGGGAACTCTGACTTATCCGTTTTCACTTGTCTGTTTGGTTGCTAATCTCGTTATAAAACATACAATGTTTTGCGTTTGTGAGCATTATTCTTAAAGTAAACAGTCTGGGGATGCTGCATCCTTAGCCGTAAATCGCCCAGGAAACAAACCTCCTTTTTTTTGGTTAACCTTCTAACCAGAATCTTGACATTTTATTACAAGTATTAAACTCCGAGCGCGTTTTTAAAACATCCAATCATTGAAAAAGATGCAGTATGATATACAACAGAAGACCTAAGCGTTTGCAACAATTTCCCTGGAAGTTTCGACCTCAGCTCATAGCCAAGTTTATTATTCGAAATAATCCGTAACATTTAAACACTTTAACGCCAGCTACGGTTTATATCATGGAATAAATTTAATACATCCGGTTTTATTCAGTAATTAAAAACTGATCAAAGTGCAGCGTAATTGCGCGATGTAAATCTTTCGTGAACGAGTGACATGAAAAATGTCTCTTTCTGTAATTCGATAATTACAACAACTGATGAATGCTCGTTTCAGTGGCAGTTTAAAATGATACTAATCTCTAGTGTTTTGAACTATTCTGCAATTCAGTGGAGGCCTTGTTAGCTAATATGTTCTGTAAAAAGTTTTCTTTAAATGATGTAACTATTCTTTGAAAtgcgtaatatatagatttcgCGGCAATAAAACGAGAGATTGAGGACTGAATGAAACAGTTTCGGGCATTGggcaaacaaaacaatatcTGGTAGCTAGATTGGATCATCTTGGATGATAAAAATGAAGTGTGTAATAGGATCAATGAACAAATATTTTCACTGAAAATTGAAGTTGTAGAGTATTGTTTTGGCTCTCGTATTGCGGGCGAAATGAAAGAGTGACACGGAGGAGGCTATTTGAGTTATCAGTCAACATCCTTTGATTCTTTTATGTAGTATTTGCGATTATTTTACTGACCCAGATCCGGCGATATAATTGTGCAAAATCTTCCCAACAAAAAATGTTCATCATGACTCATTTGTATTATACACTGTGGGAAGGAGGGATACGGTTCATTCAAAAGATTGCATTCCAGTAGATTTAACTGTCAGAGTGCAAGGTGAAGTACTGCATATTTCTATGTAATCCATCTAACGAAGAGTTTCCACTTTTAGGGCTCAGGCTAATGCTCAGGTGGATTGCATGGGAATACATAGCACTTGCAAATTCTGGCGGTTAATTTGTATGATGCATGATGGTTATGCAATGCTTTTAAGTAGAATGCTAAAAGAAAAGGGGCGTTCTTTCACTGTTTGAGATAGACACTATAAATatagtacttttttttttactttcgtCATCTCAGCTGTTGAAGGAACGACACACaagcagcggtgacaaacatgagaTACAGCGAACTCTTGCAGCCCTGCTAGATATCAGATTTGGTACTGTCATTTGTTCTTTTGGTCAGCTTTAACTGAAATGCCACATATATACGGTTAGGGGATGTGAATGGTACCTCCAAAATCTTGGCACTCGCAATATTCGCAAACAAGGGTCTCGGTGTCTCGGCGAATCTTTTCCATTGGTCACCTCTACGGTTCTGTGGTTGCCGTGATAGTTCTCGTTTCACCGTACGGCCCCGACATTACTCCTTTTTTGTCTGCTCTAGACATCTCACGTCTCTGAAACTTTCAATATGCAC
The genomic region above belongs to Montipora capricornis isolate CH-2021 chromosome 8, ASM3666992v2, whole genome shotgun sequence and contains:
- the LOC138060392 gene encoding Krueppel-like factor 5 isoform X1: MFALWRPQNPLRIKHESGLPGNSFMGPSLKEDSQMLMACTSFDNLFRGQDGVMYQNSYQGEGNLITGGIYSLLISTREEEIQQILREMDSYLCSSSPATLPVETSSPLPQPKLKEMTIGKKNCRFPETGMTMGTCTVAESASIPDLNLRHQWPQETVLATTPSSVHTTSNDDAAYGCNFSTHAQTVQPVSDNKELELHHAFLCDFPGCKKRYTKSSHLGTHKRIHTGEKPFLCPWENCGWCFRRSDELKRHYRRHTGEKPYVCPLCGRSFSRSDHRSSHIKKIHPLM
- the LOC138060392 gene encoding Krueppel-like factor 5 isoform X2, which produces MDSYLCSSSPATLPVETSSPLPQPKLKEMTIGKKNCRFPETGMTMGTCTVAESASIPDLNLRHQWPQETVLATTPSSVHTTSNDDAAYGCNFSTHAQTVQPVSDNKELELHHAFLCDFPGCKKRYTKSSHLGTHKRIHTGEKPFLCPWENCGWCFRRSDELKRHYRRHTGEKPYVCPLCGRSFSRSDHRSSHIKKIHPLM